A genome region from Marinobacter panjinensis includes the following:
- a CDS encoding class I SAM-dependent methyltransferase: protein MSAIEPVLTEAQEDSVELFAEQLVTMLNHGAIVAMISLGHKLKLFDHLAERSPASSEKLAEEAGLNERYVREWLATMTTGKIIHYDPDSRSYSLPPAHAACLTRAAVPNNIAVNAQFVPLIAKMEDALIQCFKNGGGLPYQAYPCFHQVMSEDSAQTVVSALRDHILPLIPGLNARLEQGIDVLDAGCGAGLALLSLARAYPRSRFVGYDLCPEAFAQTAREAACTGLTNLTFEARDLRNFSEPERFDLITSFDAVHDQADPQALLSGIAKSLKPGGTYLMQDISGSSYLENNLEHPLGPLLYSISCVHCTPVSLAQGGPGLGTMWGEELATDMLQKAGFESIACHRLDHDPFNVYFVAQPGDQ from the coding sequence ATGAGTGCCATTGAACCCGTCCTCACCGAGGCACAAGAAGATTCAGTCGAACTCTTCGCAGAGCAACTGGTCACCATGCTGAATCATGGCGCAATCGTGGCCATGATTTCCCTGGGTCACAAACTGAAACTTTTCGATCACCTCGCTGAACGGTCTCCCGCGAGCAGTGAAAAGCTCGCCGAAGAGGCAGGCCTCAACGAGCGTTATGTGCGGGAGTGGTTGGCAACGATGACCACGGGCAAAATCATCCACTATGATCCGGATTCCCGCAGTTACTCTCTGCCTCCGGCACATGCGGCCTGTCTGACGCGCGCGGCGGTGCCCAACAATATCGCGGTGAATGCCCAGTTCGTGCCCCTGATTGCCAAGATGGAAGATGCCCTGATCCAATGTTTCAAAAACGGCGGGGGCCTGCCCTACCAGGCTTATCCCTGCTTTCATCAGGTGATGAGCGAAGACAGTGCCCAAACGGTGGTATCCGCATTGCGCGATCACATACTACCGTTGATCCCGGGATTAAACGCACGATTGGAGCAAGGCATTGATGTACTGGATGCCGGATGCGGAGCGGGGCTGGCCTTGCTATCCCTCGCCCGGGCCTATCCCCGGAGTCGTTTTGTCGGTTATGACCTGTGCCCTGAAGCTTTTGCGCAAACGGCCCGGGAGGCCGCTTGTACAGGTCTGACGAACCTTACTTTCGAAGCGCGGGATTTACGGAATTTTTCTGAACCTGAGCGATTTGACCTGATCACCAGCTTTGATGCCGTGCATGATCAGGCGGATCCCCAGGCACTGCTTTCCGGTATTGCCAAATCACTGAAACCGGGCGGCACTTACCTCATGCAGGATATCAGCGGTTCCAGTTATTTGGAAAATAACCTGGAGCATCCTTTGGGCCCGCTGCTGTACAGCATCTCCTGTGTCCATTGCACACCGGTCTCACTGGCCCAGGGCGGGCCGGGCCTGGGCACCATGTGGGGTGAAGAGCTGGCGACCGACATGCTGCAAAAAGCCGGTTTCGAAAGTATTGCGTGCCATCGTCTCGACCATGATCCGTTTAACGTTTACTTCGTTGCGCAGCCCGGCGACCAATAG
- a CDS encoding methyltransferase family protein, with translation MNTLIILPYALLSYAIGMGALCYLMLFLQNLWLPKTIDSGSSADLAFGLTVNLTMLVIYLTVHSVMARPWFKAWWTRIVPPALERSTYILISGTTLFLLIALWQPLTGTIWRVDHNVSAALIYGLYAIGWGLMVSATFHIDHFSFFGLRQAWTWALKKAPRPTVFTARYLYGVTRHPISLGWLIVFWATPQMSVGHVLMALVCSSYIFIVTPIEEADLIRELGETYREYRKQVPAFLPFRR, from the coding sequence ATGAACACGTTAATCATTCTTCCTTATGCGCTGTTGTCTTATGCAATTGGCATGGGCGCTCTCTGCTACCTGATGCTGTTCCTGCAAAACCTGTGGTTACCAAAGACCATCGATTCAGGCAGCTCCGCCGACTTGGCTTTTGGCCTGACGGTCAATCTGACCATGCTCGTGATCTATCTGACAGTACACTCTGTCATGGCCCGGCCATGGTTCAAGGCCTGGTGGACACGCATCGTGCCGCCAGCGCTGGAGAGAAGTACCTATATCCTGATTTCCGGCACCACCCTGTTTTTGCTGATCGCCCTTTGGCAACCGCTGACCGGAACGATCTGGCGGGTTGATCACAACGTTTCAGCTGCGTTGATCTATGGCTTGTACGCGATCGGCTGGGGGTTGATGGTCAGTGCCACCTTTCACATCGATCACTTTTCCTTTTTCGGCTTGCGCCAGGCCTGGACCTGGGCACTGAAAAAGGCGCCTCGGCCGACCGTTTTCACGGCCCGTTACCTTTACGGCGTGACCCGGCACCCCATCAGTCTGGGCTGGTTAATCGTGTTCTGGGCGACACCACAAATGTCGGTGGGGCACGTGCTGATGGCACTGGTCTGCTCCTCCTACATCTTCATTGTAACGCCCATTGAAGAAGCGGACTTAATCCGAGAGTTGGGCGAGACCTACCGCGAATACCGCAAA
- a CDS encoding DUF3135 domain-containing protein — MEMPTFDALKDLAQRDPEGFERLRAAAIEDCIRRSSECNQRRLRGLQFVIDARRRTAGSPMKALLDIQAMMYDSLLGLQQALLVQQRPCAPTTPTSARVLRFRSHRSSVD, encoded by the coding sequence ATGGAAATGCCCACGTTCGACGCGCTCAAGGATCTGGCCCAGCGCGATCCAGAAGGCTTTGAGAGATTACGCGCGGCAGCGATTGAAGACTGCATTCGCCGCAGTTCGGAGTGCAATCAACGGCGGCTTCGGGGCCTACAGTTTGTGATTGATGCCCGCCGCCGGACGGCCGGCAGCCCCATGAAGGCCTTGTTGGATATTCAAGCGATGATGTACGACTCGTTACTCGGCCTGCAACAGGCCCTGCTGGTTCAGCAGCGCCCGTGTGCACCAACGACGCCGACAAGCGCGCGAGTCCTGCGCTTTCGATCGCACCGGTCATCCGTGGATTAA
- a CDS encoding GlxA family transcriptional regulator, with protein MALMFSSLCWVDKGYVIANALGNLQSKKTKPSQTCQTAETGKQAKGLKGATMVRTESKPPWEMAILVIRETAASAAYGMNDLLCSAGKDWMLITQGKPGTTLINPSIVSATGEAMAVANGGWIKPHRRLSDDYHPDVICLLEIAVAPDKNFAHSLSLEIEWLKRYWEKGGTIAAACTGSLLMAEAGLLDHQDATTHWGFSDFVRDNYPHIRLHPNRALVTAGEGQRLIMAGGGSSWMDLGLYLIARFCSLQEAIRVGKVHLIDWHEVGQQPYAVLSCTRQAEDAVIAKCQAWVAQNYDQPSPVASMMKISKLSERSFKRRFKQATGMTPIEYVLTLRLEEAKQILETSDVPVEAVAESVGYQDAGFFGRKFVQRVGMTPAQYRRKFQGLRQHFATY; from the coding sequence ATGGCACTCATGTTTAGCTCCTTATGTTGGGTTGACAAGGGCTATGTTATTGCGAATGCTTTGGGGAACCTTCAGTCAAAAAAAACAAAACCCAGTCAAACCTGCCAAACCGCCGAAACAGGTAAGCAGGCAAAAGGATTGAAGGGGGCCACCATGGTACGAACAGAATCTAAACCACCCTGGGAGATGGCTATCCTGGTTATTCGGGAAACAGCCGCCTCCGCAGCCTATGGCATGAACGACCTCCTGTGCTCCGCCGGTAAAGACTGGATGCTGATCACACAAGGAAAACCGGGCACCACGTTAATCAATCCAAGTATTGTCTCTGCGACGGGAGAGGCCATGGCGGTCGCCAATGGCGGCTGGATTAAGCCGCACCGGCGGTTAAGCGATGATTATCACCCCGATGTGATATGCCTGTTGGAGATAGCGGTTGCCCCGGATAAAAACTTTGCCCATAGCCTCAGCCTGGAGATTGAGTGGTTAAAGCGCTATTGGGAAAAGGGCGGCACCATTGCAGCAGCCTGCACCGGTTCGCTGTTAATGGCCGAAGCCGGGCTTTTGGACCATCAGGATGCCACCACCCATTGGGGCTTTAGTGACTTTGTGCGTGATAACTATCCGCATATCAGGCTTCACCCCAACCGTGCGCTGGTCACCGCCGGTGAGGGGCAGCGCCTGATCATGGCGGGCGGAGGGTCTTCCTGGATGGACCTTGGACTCTATCTCATCGCCCGATTCTGTTCGCTGCAAGAAGCCATTCGCGTGGGCAAGGTGCATCTGATCGATTGGCATGAAGTGGGACAACAGCCCTACGCCGTGCTTTCCTGTACCCGCCAGGCTGAAGACGCGGTGATTGCCAAATGCCAAGCATGGGTAGCACAAAACTATGATCAACCTTCACCGGTGGCATCAATGATGAAAATAAGCAAACTCAGCGAACGTTCCTTCAAACGACGCTTTAAACAGGCAACCGGAATGACTCCCATCGAGTATGTGCTGACGCTGAGGCTGGAGGAAGCAAAGCAGATATTGGAAACGTCGGATGTGCCGGTAGAGGCGGTAGCCGAATCCGTGGGTTATCAGGATGCAGGTTTCTTCGGTCGGAAATTTGTGCAACGGGTGGGGATGACGCCCGCGCAGTATCGTCGTAAGTTTCAAGGGTTACGGCAGCATTTCGCAACCTATTGA